A genomic window from Rosettibacter firmus includes:
- a CDS encoding ectonucleotide pyrophosphatase/phosphodiesterase, translating into MKRIYFILIFLINIIISAQKPYVLLISFDGFRWDYLERGLTPNLEKIRQNGVAALSLKPAFPSKTFPNHLSIVTGMYPENHGIIGNFFTDPYKNLKYKLNDTSAVKEARWYLGEAFWETAERNGIITASYFWPGSEINLSYRHPTYFVNYDHNRSYKEKINGIIKWLTLPQEKRPHFLTLYFHETDTYGHDFGPNSPEVNNAIKHLDSVSGYLFDELSKINMLDSINIIFVSDHGMTEISKEKSINIEKLIEKYNCKIQDDGPIMFIEPPSQLKNEVYLTLKKNEKNYKVYLKEEMPDYYHFKNHPFIFSIIVVADLGWSLTTNSKSEWINYAKGNHGYDNNQLDMHGIFIAIGPNFKKNYRTGTLWNIDIYPLLCKIFNIAPRSNIDGKLDRIEFILNEK; encoded by the coding sequence ATGAAAAGAATATACTTCATACTGATATTTTTAATAAATATTATAATATCAGCCCAAAAACCTTATGTTTTGCTGATATCTTTCGATGGTTTTCGCTGGGATTACTTAGAAAGAGGATTAACTCCAAATTTAGAAAAGATTCGTCAAAATGGTGTTGCTGCTCTATCACTTAAACCAGCATTCCCTTCCAAAACATTTCCTAATCACCTTTCTATTGTAACAGGAATGTATCCAGAAAACCACGGTATCATAGGAAATTTTTTTACTGATCCTTATAAAAATCTTAAATATAAATTAAACGATACCAGTGCAGTAAAAGAAGCAAGATGGTATCTCGGTGAAGCATTCTGGGAAACTGCAGAAAGGAATGGAATTATTACAGCCAGTTACTTCTGGCCTGGCTCTGAAATTAACTTATCTTATCGTCATCCAACCTATTTTGTAAATTATGATCATAATCGTTCTTATAAAGAAAAAATCAATGGTATAATTAAATGGTTAACTTTACCACAGGAGAAAAGACCACATTTTCTCACTCTTTATTTTCACGAAACTGATACTTATGGACATGATTTTGGTCCTAATTCTCCTGAAGTTAATAATGCAATAAAACATCTCGATAGTGTTTCGGGCTATCTTTTTGATGAACTATCAAAAATTAATATGCTCGATAGTATAAATATCATTTTTGTGTCTGATCATGGGATGACAGAAATCTCAAAAGAAAAATCTATTAATATTGAAAAATTAATTGAAAAATATAATTGTAAAATACAGGATGATGGTCCAATAATGTTTATTGAACCACCATCTCAATTAAAAAATGAAGTCTATCTAACATTGAAAAAGAATGAAAAAAATTATAAAGTATATCTTAAAGAAGAAATGCCAGATTATTATCATTTTAAAAATCATCCATTTATTTTCTCAATAATTGTAGTTGCAGATTTAGGATGGTCATTAACTACAAACTCTAAATCAGAATGGATTAATTATGCAAAAGGAAATCATGGTTACGATAATAATCAATTAGATATGCATGGAATTTTTATTGCTATTGGTCCAAATTTCAAAAAAAATTATAGAACAGGTACATTATGGAATATTGATATTTATCCATTACTCTGTAAAATTTTTAATATAGCTCCAAGATCTAATATAGATGGCAAACTTGATAGAATTGAATTTATCTTAAATGAAAAGTAA
- a CDS encoding M16 family metallopeptidase: MNNKILKINYEKYKLPNGLEVILYQDKSLPIVAVNIWYRVGSANESKGKTGFAHLFEHMMFQGSKHVPKGEHFRLIQEAGGTLNGSTSFDRTNYFETLPSNYLELALWLESDRMGFLLPALTEEKLINQKDVVMNERRQRYENQPYGLAWEILLSNLFTSDHPYSWPTIGWMEDIQNFKLDDVIKFFKTYYSPNNATLAIGGNFDFNNATKLIETYFGEIPSIDIIPEVKSPEQKLISSKKIIHEDNVQLPRIYLAWHTDKIFGQYDSSLDILSDILTSSKNARLTKSLVYDKQISQDVTSFQYSGKYGGMFLIISTAKPESTLEEIKNEIFEQINLVIKKGIEEEELIRSKNSIKSHYIYSLQKLDVVVDHINQYNFYLNEPDSFMFDLNRYESVNPNQIIEVAQKFLNQPYVELNIIPKRNK, translated from the coding sequence ATGAACAACAAAATCCTAAAAATAAATTACGAAAAATATAAACTACCAAATGGATTAGAAGTAATTTTATATCAAGATAAAAGCTTACCAATTGTTGCAGTAAATATCTGGTATCGTGTTGGTTCTGCAAACGAATCAAAAGGGAAAACAGGATTTGCACATTTGTTTGAACATATGATGTTTCAAGGTTCTAAACATGTTCCTAAAGGAGAACATTTTAGATTAATTCAGGAAGCTGGTGGAACACTAAATGGTTCCACATCTTTCGATAGAACTAATTACTTCGAAACTTTACCTTCAAATTATCTCGAATTAGCACTCTGGCTTGAATCTGATCGCATGGGATTTTTACTACCAGCTCTTACAGAAGAAAAATTAATTAATCAAAAAGATGTAGTGATGAACGAACGCAGACAACGATACGAAAACCAGCCTTATGGTCTCGCATGGGAAATTTTACTTTCAAATTTATTTACATCAGATCATCCTTATTCCTGGCCTACAATTGGATGGATGGAAGATATACAAAATTTCAAATTAGATGATGTTATTAAATTTTTCAAAACATATTATAGTCCAAATAATGCTACTTTAGCTATTGGTGGAAATTTCGATTTTAATAATGCAACAAAATTAATTGAAACTTATTTCGGTGAAATTCCTTCAATCGATATAATACCTGAAGTTAAAAGTCCAGAGCAAAAATTAATTAGCTCAAAAAAAATAATTCACGAAGATAATGTTCAATTACCAAGAATTTATTTAGCATGGCATACAGATAAAATATTTGGTCAATATGATTCTTCATTAGATATTCTTTCAGATATTCTTACTTCTTCAAAAAATGCAAGACTAACAAAATCTCTTGTATATGATAAACAAATTTCTCAGGATGTTACTTCTTTTCAGTATTCAGGTAAATATGGTGGAATGTTTTTAATAATATCAACTGCCAAACCTGAATCCACTCTTGAAGAAATAAAAAATGAAATATTTGAGCAAATAAATTTAGTTATAAAAAAAGGGATTGAAGAAGAAGAATTAATAAGATCAAAAAATAGTATTAAATCTCATTACATTTATTCTTTACAAAAACTTGATGTAGTTGTTGATCATATCAATCAATATAATTTTTATTTGAATGAGCCAGATTCATTTATGTTTGACTTAAATCGTTATGAAAGTGTTAATCCAAATCAAATTATTGAAGTTGCACAGAAATTTTTAAATCAACCATATGTCGAACTTAACATTATTCCCAAGAGAAATAAATGA
- a CDS encoding M16 family metallopeptidase encodes MKMINRSKIPAPAENISFEIPRINFVNSSDGHEIYFIKKDKLPIVNFNVIYFCGSKFDPEDKKGLALLTSFLIDEGAGKYDAFQISNEFEKLGTVFSISVNHDIFSFSILSLKENFEHSLELLSTIINEPRLEEKDFIREKKKLIDKIIQLKDEPAYIASSAFEKQLFKNSYYAFPTIGYENTVKNIMLDDIKDYYEKYIQNSKCKFIVTGNINSEEIINLVDKYFLPEKNFLPDIDLEIPAKSTTKYYIIHKENSAQGEIRIGHLSRKRNSPDYFANKLMNSILGGEFFSRINLNLREQKGITYGAHSSFNYFQNAGYFEINTAVNIENVAEAITETLSELEKIKKHISREEINLAKSFIIKHFPSNFESYSQLAQSILILLKYNLPLNYYDNYIKNIESVSESDIIKAARENIDLDKLTILVVGDKNKILQQFTNLSQEIIELDIYGNVIE; translated from the coding sequence ATGAAAATGATCAATAGAAGTAAAATACCTGCACCAGCAGAAAATATCTCATTTGAAATACCAAGAATTAATTTTGTTAATTCATCAGATGGTCATGAAATTTATTTTATCAAAAAAGATAAACTACCAATTGTTAATTTTAATGTTATCTATTTTTGTGGAAGCAAGTTTGATCCAGAAGATAAAAAGGGATTAGCTCTACTTACTTCTTTTTTAATTGACGAAGGAGCTGGTAAATATGATGCATTTCAAATAAGCAATGAATTTGAAAAACTCGGCACAGTATTCAGTATCAGTGTAAATCACGATATTTTTTCATTTTCAATATTATCTTTAAAAGAAAATTTTGAACATTCACTTGAATTACTTTCTACAATTATCAATGAACCAAGATTAGAAGAAAAGGATTTTATACGAGAAAAGAAAAAATTAATTGATAAAATTATTCAATTAAAAGATGAACCAGCATATATTGCTTCTTCTGCTTTCGAGAAGCAACTATTCAAAAATAGCTATTATGCATTTCCTACAATTGGTTACGAAAATACTGTTAAAAATATTATGCTTGATGATATTAAAGATTATTACGAAAAATATATTCAAAACTCTAAATGTAAATTTATAGTTACAGGGAATATTAATTCAGAAGAAATTATAAATCTTGTTGATAAATACTTTTTACCAGAAAAGAATTTTCTCCCTGATATTGATTTAGAAATTCCAGCTAAATCCACAACTAAATATTATATCATTCATAAAGAAAATTCAGCACAGGGAGAAATAAGAATTGGTCATTTATCCAGAAAGAGAAACTCGCCAGATTACTTTGCAAATAAACTTATGAATTCAATCTTAGGTGGTGAATTTTTTAGCAGAATTAATCTCAACTTAAGAGAGCAAAAAGGTATTACGTATGGGGCTCATTCATCATTTAATTATTTTCAAAATGCTGGTTATTTTGAAATCAATACAGCTGTAAATATAGAGAACGTAGCAGAAGCCATAACAGAAACTTTATCTGAGTTAGAAAAAATAAAAAAGCATATTTCAAGAGAAGAAATAAATTTAGCAAAGTCATTTATTATCAAACACTTCCCTTCTAATTTCGAATCATATTCACAACTTGCTCAGAGTATTTTAATATTGCTTAAATACAATCTCCCATTAAATTATTATGATAATTATATAAAAAATATTGAATCTGTAAGTGAGAGCGATATTATAAAAGCTGCCAGAGAAAATATAGATCTTGATAAATTGACAATACTTGTAGTTGGAGATAAAAATAAAATATTACAACAATTTACCAATCTTTCTCAAGAGATCATCGAATTAGATATTTATGGTAATGTGATTGAATAA
- a CDS encoding DUF2231 domain-containing protein → MELLSNFHPKVVHFSISLFVIYFVFDLSGFVFKKEYLQKSAFVLLIIGVISSILSVLSGHQAFETFKNNFQNNLSMYYDLIELHEDYATITVWYFSALLLLRIYLSLKKKLTKKYQIVFLLFSFIGVILILMTAYYGGELVFEYGIGTKLFGK, encoded by the coding sequence ATGGAGTTACTTTCGAATTTTCATCCAAAAGTTGTTCATTTTTCAATATCACTTTTTGTTATCTATTTCGTTTTTGATTTATCTGGATTTGTATTTAAAAAAGAATATTTACAAAAAAGTGCGTTTGTGTTATTGATTATAGGTGTCATAAGTTCAATCTTATCAGTCCTTTCAGGTCATCAGGCTTTTGAAACATTCAAAAATAATTTTCAAAATAATTTATCGATGTACTATGATTTGATTGAACTACACGAAGATTATGCTACAATTACCGTGTGGTACTTTTCTGCACTTTTATTGTTAAGAATATATTTATCTCTAAAGAAAAAATTAACTAAAAAATATCAAATTGTTTTTCTTTTATTTAGTTTTATTGGTGTAATTTTAATTTTGATGACTGCTTATTATGGCGGCGAATTGGTTTTTGAATATGGAATAGGAACAAAATTATTTGGCAAATAA
- a CDS encoding SDR family NAD(P)-dependent oxidoreductase, whose translation MIDLKNKVTLITGGTRGIGEACVKLFVKANSRVAFTYKNSNVKAEILEKELFPMVKAYKASMESEEDIFNVVENVINDFGNIDILVHNAGIWNDGTLENLTLDRWEEMLRINLTSTYLFAKACLPYMKKSNFGRMIFVSSTAGQRGEAYHSHYAASKGGIISFTKSLAVELAPFNITVNSVAPGWVDTDMCSEVFADKEFKEKVRREIPVGRIASAEDIAGPILFLASDLARHINGEILNVNGGSVLCG comes from the coding sequence ATGATCGATTTAAAAAATAAAGTAACTTTAATAACTGGAGGAACTCGCGGTATAGGCGAGGCTTGTGTTAAACTTTTTGTAAAAGCTAATTCAAGAGTTGCATTTACTTATAAAAACTCTAATGTAAAAGCTGAAATATTAGAAAAAGAGTTATTCCCAATGGTTAAAGCTTATAAAGCAAGCATGGAATCAGAAGAAGATATTTTTAATGTTGTAGAAAATGTAATTAATGATTTTGGTAATATCGATATTCTGGTTCATAATGCTGGAATATGGAATGATGGTACACTTGAAAACTTAACTTTAGACAGATGGGAAGAAATGCTTAGAATTAATTTGACTTCAACTTATCTATTTGCTAAAGCTTGTTTACCATACATGAAGAAAAGTAATTTTGGTAGAATGATATTTGTATCTTCTACAGCCGGTCAAAGAGGAGAAGCATATCATTCGCACTATGCTGCATCGAAAGGTGGAATAATTTCATTTACAAAATCTCTTGCTGTTGAATTAGCTCCTTTTAATATAACAGTTAATTCGGTAGCTCCCGGCTGGGTAGATACAGATATGTGTAGCGAAGTTTTTGCAGATAAAGAATTTAAAGAAAAAGTTCGTAGAGAAATACCGGTTGGTAGAATTGCTTCGGCTGAGGATATTGCTGGACCAATTCTTTTTCTTGCATCAGATTTAGCTCGACATATAAATGGCGAAATTCTAAATGTTAATGGTGGAAGTGTGCTTTGTGGTTAA
- the truA gene encoding tRNA pseudouridine(38-40) synthase TruA, whose product MNNYLLHIQYDGTNYAGWQIQSNAMTVQQKIIDAIEILLKEKVNLIGSGRTDTGVHAFGQTANFRTEKNFDLYKFQHSLNGILPSDISIKKIEKVHETFHARFDAKSRCYIYLFTHIKSPFLERYSYLYPPIMKLDIDNLNNLSKVFLGEHDFTSFSKVNSEVKNKICFVNEIRWRRSKEFTLFYISANRFLYGMVRALVGTLLYAVEKKYDENFLLDIMEKKNRSFAKESVPAKGLFLYKVRY is encoded by the coding sequence ATGAACAACTATCTTTTACATATTCAGTATGATGGAACAAATTATGCAGGATGGCAAATTCAGAGTAATGCAATGACAGTTCAACAAAAAATTATTGATGCTATTGAAATTCTTTTAAAAGAAAAAGTTAATCTAATCGGTTCTGGTAGAACAGATACTGGAGTTCATGCTTTTGGTCAAACTGCAAATTTCCGTACAGAGAAGAATTTTGATTTATATAAATTTCAGCATTCACTTAATGGTATTCTCCCCAGCGATATATCTATTAAAAAAATTGAAAAAGTTCATGAAACTTTTCATGCAAGATTTGATGCTAAAAGCAGATGCTACATTTATCTTTTTACACATATCAAATCTCCTTTCCTGGAAAGATATTCTTATTTATATCCACCTATTATGAAGTTAGATATTGATAATCTCAATAATTTAAGCAAAGTATTTTTAGGTGAACATGATTTTACATCATTTTCTAAAGTAAATAGTGAAGTAAAAAATAAAATTTGTTTTGTTAATGAAATTCGTTGGAGAAGAAGTAAAGAATTTACTTTATTTTACATATCAGCAAATCGTTTTTTATATGGAATGGTAAGAGCTTTGGTTGGAACTCTGCTTTATGCAGTAGAAAAAAAATATGATGAAAATTTTTTGCTCGATATAATGGAAAAAAAGAATAGAAGTTTTGCAAAAGAATCTGTTCCTGCAAAAGGTTTATTTTTATATAAAGTGAGGTATTAA
- a CDS encoding carboxypeptidase-like regulatory domain-containing protein: MKKIIPLLFLFALIPSYLLAQNTFRVMGKVTDTKGEPLIGANVYIKALNMGAATDLEGNYSFEVPKDLAKGQTVELSVSYVGYKSKSVSIILTGNSIEQNFQLEEDIFESETIVVTGIASRTSKSVSEIAVSRIPAAELTAVQSYQGINQLLSGKVTGVQLKQASGNVGSGFSFFVRGGGGLNGDEQPMIYIDGVRVDNAEIVGYGRGGQGFSILANLNVQDIEKIEVLKGPAAAAMYGTNASNGVVMITTKTGKLVPGLGKGVSIDYKYNFGINTPSFKYKAEDFLSVKDNDRANKIYKDGFVRDHFISASGGTGFIRYYTSFQNRIEEGILDPVKGDRKTFKVNVAAYPTENLSMRFNTGFAYNYLRAPNNDNNIYGYLGNTLLALWGFTDSAAVANFIDNNNNNQFIGSYSLTWAPIQNMEINAGVGMEDSDWRQDQIYPAQYRYGTINKGAKRIYNRHFRGFTYDLNARYSYDILEGLRSTSIIGTQISDRRIQTSFMNAEQFGSQYIMNVGSGATIREYNEGAAHNRDAGIYFENDFSYQDTYFWTLAIRRDYASAVGREAPAITYPKASFAI, from the coding sequence ATGAAAAAAATAATACCACTTTTATTTCTATTTGCTCTAATTCCATCCTACCTTTTAGCACAGAACACCTTTAGAGTTATGGGAAAAGTAACCGATACTAAAGGTGAACCACTCATAGGAGCAAATGTATACATTAAAGCTCTTAACATGGGAGCTGCAACCGATCTTGAAGGGAATTATTCCTTCGAAGTACCAAAAGACCTGGCAAAAGGTCAAACCGTAGAATTAAGTGTTTCATATGTTGGATATAAGTCAAAATCAGTTTCGATTATATTAACAGGAAATTCAATTGAGCAGAACTTTCAATTAGAAGAAGATATCTTTGAAAGTGAAACCATAGTTGTGACTGGTATTGCTTCGAGAACTTCAAAATCGGTTTCAGAAATTGCAGTATCAAGGATTCCAGCTGCAGAATTAACCGCAGTTCAAAGTTATCAGGGAATTAATCAATTATTGAGTGGTAAAGTTACTGGTGTACAATTAAAACAAGCTTCGGGAAATGTTGGTAGTGGATTTAGCTTTTTTGTTCGTGGTGGTGGAGGATTAAATGGCGATGAACAACCCATGATTTATATAGATGGCGTTCGTGTAGATAATGCAGAAATTGTAGGCTATGGTCGTGGTGGGCAGGGTTTTAGCATCCTGGCAAATCTTAATGTGCAGGATATTGAAAAAATAGAAGTTCTCAAAGGTCCTGCTGCTGCAGCAATGTATGGTACAAATGCTTCCAATGGTGTTGTTATGATTACAACTAAAACTGGTAAACTTGTTCCTGGTTTAGGTAAAGGTGTTTCTATTGATTATAAATATAATTTTGGTATTAATACTCCATCATTCAAATATAAAGCAGAAGATTTCCTTTCAGTAAAAGATAACGATAGAGCAAATAAAATTTATAAAGATGGCTTTGTTAGAGATCATTTCATAAGTGCTTCGGGTGGAACTGGATTTATTAGATACTATACTTCTTTCCAAAATAGAATTGAAGAAGGAATACTTGATCCAGTTAAAGGAGATAGAAAAACATTCAAAGTAAATGTTGCTGCTTATCCCACAGAAAACTTAAGTATGAGATTTAATACAGGATTTGCTTACAATTATTTACGTGCACCTAATAACGATAATAATATTTATGGATACTTAGGAAATACTTTGCTTGCATTATGGGGTTTTACAGATAGTGCTGCTGTAGCAAATTTCATCGATAATAATAACAATAACCAATTTATAGGTTCTTACTCATTAACATGGGCACCAATTCAGAATATGGAAATAAATGCAGGCGTTGGCATGGAAGATTCCGATTGGAGACAGGATCAAATTTATCCAGCTCAATATCGATATGGTACAATTAACAAAGGTGCAAAGAGAATTTATAATAGACACTTTAGAGGATTTACATATGACCTGAATGCAAGATATTCTTATGATATTCTCGAAGGACTAAGAAGTACATCTATCATAGGTACACAAATATCTGATCGTAGAATTCAAACAAGTTTTATGAATGCAGAACAATTTGGTTCTCAATACATAATGAATGTTGGTTCTGGTGCTACAATTAGAGAATATAATGAAGGAGCAGCACATAATAGAGATGCTGGAATTTATTTTGAAAACGACTTCTCTTATCAAGATACATATTTCTGGACATTAGCTATAAGAAGAGACTATGCAAGTGCAGTTGGTCGAGAAGCACCTGCTATTACATATCCTAAAGCAAGCTTTGCAATTTGA
- a CDS encoding outer membrane beta-barrel protein, whose amino-acid sequence MVKLPEQIELLKLRAAYGVSGQLPANDDGIPLLWQATNAGHGIGAILNSIGNAAIKPEEIKELEVGFETEFLKMFSLEFTYFNQNASNSIVDKQNAPSTGLTASAVPFNIGGMKNWGFESLLQFNPIRTRDYNLSFSFIWNYQNNEVTDLGGAQPIFDGFDVNVIKEGMRKHEFYTWKTKGAKFDANGKYIGAEATEDRVDLGNPYPDHYGSFTVNFKFLKNFNFYALAEYGLNNKVYNLTKQFAIQFNNNTTYEELKAKLGLTNNYPEIQRLEVGSAEYKAAAEQYASMYYGYDGNFIEDADFLVIREVSLSYDFTDLITEFIPGNYIRNFVVGFSGYNLLKFSKYTGADIEVNFAGSRSLSRGQDFLTLQNPRVFNFWFQIGF is encoded by the coding sequence ATGGTAAAACTTCCTGAACAAATTGAACTCTTAAAATTAAGAGCTGCTTATGGTGTTAGTGGTCAATTACCTGCTAATGATGATGGTATTCCTTTATTATGGCAGGCTACAAATGCCGGTCATGGAATTGGTGCAATCTTAAATTCAATTGGTAATGCAGCAATAAAACCAGAAGAAATAAAAGAACTTGAAGTTGGATTTGAAACAGAATTTCTTAAAATGTTCTCTCTTGAATTTACCTATTTTAATCAAAATGCAAGTAACTCAATTGTTGATAAACAAAATGCTCCATCTACTGGTCTTACAGCAAGTGCTGTTCCATTTAATATTGGAGGCATGAAAAACTGGGGCTTTGAATCCTTATTGCAATTCAACCCGATTAGAACAAGAGATTATAATTTATCTTTCTCCTTCATCTGGAATTACCAGAATAATGAAGTTACAGATTTAGGTGGAGCTCAACCAATATTTGATGGATTTGATGTAAATGTAATTAAAGAAGGAATGAGAAAACATGAATTCTATACATGGAAAACAAAAGGTGCTAAATTTGATGCAAATGGTAAATATATTGGTGCTGAAGCTACCGAAGATAGAGTTGATTTAGGTAATCCATATCCTGACCATTATGGTTCGTTTACAGTCAACTTTAAATTCTTAAAGAACTTTAATTTCTATGCACTGGCTGAATATGGATTAAATAATAAAGTATATAATCTTACAAAACAATTTGCAATACAGTTCAACAACAACACAACATACGAAGAACTGAAAGCAAAATTAGGTCTTACAAATAATTATCCAGAAATTCAAAGATTAGAAGTTGGTTCTGCCGAATACAAAGCTGCTGCCGAACAATATGCCAGCATGTACTATGGTTATGATGGTAATTTCATTGAAGATGCAGATTTCCTTGTTATTAGAGAAGTAAGCTTAAGCTACGATTTTACAGATTTAATTACTGAATTTATTCCTGGAAATTATATTCGCAATTTTGTTGTAGGATTTTCTGGATACAATCTTTTAAAATTCTCTAAATACACAGGTGCAGATATCGAAGTTAATTTTGCAGGTAGCAGAAGCTTATCTCGTGGTCAGGATTTCTTGACTTTACAAAATCCCAGAGTATTCAACTTCTGGTTCCAAATCGGATTTTAA